The segment GCGCCTGCCCATAGGTGTCGTGGAAATGGCCGGACAGGCGGTCGATCGAAAACTCGGCCGCCGCGGCGCGCATGACTTCCTGCACCCGGGTAGGCGTGCCCACGCCGATCGTGTCGGCGATGTCGATCTCGTCGCAGCCGAGTTCGCGCAGGCGGCGCACGACGTCCACCACGGCATGCACCGACACCTCGCCCTGATACGGGCAGCCGAGCGCGCACGAAATGCTGCCGCGCAGCCGCACGCCAGCTTCCTTCGCGGCAGCGGCCACCGGTTCGAAGCGGGCGATCGACTCGGCGATCGAGCAGTTGATGTTCTTCTGCGAGAAGGCCTCGCTGGCCGCGCCGAAGATCACCACCTCGTCGGCACCGGCGGCAACGGCGCCCTCGAAGCCCTTCATGTTCGGCGTCAGCACCGAGTACAGCGTGCCGGGGCGTCGCGTGATGCGGGCCATCACGTCGGCGCCGTCAGCCATCTGCGGCACCCACTTCGGCGAGACGAACGATGCGGCCTCGATGTTGACGAAGCCCGCGTCGGTCAGCCGGTTGATCAGCGCCACCTTGACGTCGGTGGGCACCATCGCCTTTTCATTCTGCAGCCCGTCGCGCGGGCCGACTTCGACGATCTTTACGTACTGGGGGATTGTCATGGGGGTCTCCAGAGCCTGTTTGTCACGCCAGGCCGATGTTATGCGCTGCCCCTCTCCCGCACAGCGGGGGAGGGGAGCCAAAACAGTTAGAAGCCATTTCGAAACGATTCTGGCGTCGTTGCAGGGCCTTGCCGTACTACTTGTACTGTCTGCGGCCCCGCGTCTAGCCAGAACCGCTTCGCTTCATTTTGAAACAGCGTCTTAGGCCGCTGCCTCCGCCAAGGCGAATGCCAGCAGTTGCGCGCCCTCGCTCACCTGTTCGCCCACGCCGTAGAGCACCTCGCTCACCACGCCATCGGCCGGCGCGGCGATCGTGTGTTCCATCTTCATCGCTTCCATCACCAGCAGCGGCGTGCCGCGCGTGACCTTGCTGCCGGCCTCGACCATCACGGCGATCACCTTGCCCGGCATCGGCGCGGTCAGCTTGCCGCCTTCGCCTTCACTCTCGCTGGCGTGCGCAAGCGGGTCGAGCCACTCCAGCACCGTATGGCGGCCGTCGTGGAAGACGTGGAACGTGTCGCCTTCCACGTGCACCTGGCCGTGCGTGCGGCGCGTGCCAAGGTCGACGCGGATATCGTCGGCATTGAACGTGTACGCGAACGGCGCGGCCTGGTCGGCGTAGATCAGCGTGTTCTTGCTGGTGTCGCTGGCGTTGCCCTTCAGCACGGCCTCGAGCTTGTGGCCGCCGCCTTGGAAGTGCAACGTGCGCACGTCGCGGCCGTTCAGTCGCCAGCCGCCCGCGTGGGTCCACGGCGAGTGGCGGTCCGCCTCGTCGATGCGGCGTGTGCGCGTCTCGCGTTCGAGCAGTGCCGCCATCGCCAGCGCGATCGCTTCGATGCCAGCCGTCTTCTGCGGCGGGAACAGTACTGTCTGGTTGCGTTCGATCAGGCCGGTGTCGAGGTCGGCGGTACGGAAAGCCTCCGATTTCACCAGCCGCTGCAGGAAGGCGACGTTGGTCGACAGCCCCACCACGTGATACCCGGCCAGTGCCTGGGCCATGCGCGCCAGTGCCTGGTCGCGATCGCGGCCCCAGACGATCAGCTTGGCGATCATCGGGTCGTAGTACGGGCTGATCGTATCGCCTTCGCGCACGCCCGCGTCAATGCGGACCGCAGCCGGCGCGTTGGCATCGCCGCCGCGCATGAACTGCACCGCGGGCGGCGTGCGCAGGAAGCGCAGCGTGCCCGTTGACGGCAGGAACTGCTTGTCTGGGTTCTCGGCGTAGATGCGCGCTTCCAGCGAATGGCCGTGGATGGCCAGTTGCTCCTGCGCCAGCGGCAGCGCCTCGCCGGCCGCGACGCGCAGTTGCCATTCCACCAGGTCCTGGCCAGTGATCATCTCGGTGACCGGATGCTCCACCTGCAGGCGCGTGTTCATCTCCATGAAGTAGAACGAGCCATCCTGGTTGGCGATGAACTCGACCGTGCCCGCGCCGACGTAACCCACTGCGCGCGCCGCGGCCACCGCCGCCTCGCCCATCGCGCGGCGGCGTTCCTCGGTCATGCCCGGCGCCGGCGCTTCTTCCAGCACCTTCTGGTGGCGACGTTGCACCGAGCAGTCACGCTCGAACAGGTAGACGCAGTTGCCGTGCGAATCGGCAAAGACCTGGATCTCGATATGGCGCGGCCGGGTCAGGTATTTCTCCACCAGCACCTTGTCGTCGCCGAAGCTGGCCGACGCCTCGCGCTTCACCGAGGCCAGCGCGGCGTCGAAGCCATCCCCAGCTTCCACCACGCGCATGCCCTTGCCGCCACCGCCCGCGCTGGCCTTGAGCAGCACCGGATAGCCGATACGGTCGGCCTCGCGCCGCAGCAGGGTGGCGTCCTGGTCTTCGCCGTGATAGCCGGGCACCAGCGGTACCGCGGCCTTTTCCATCAGTTGCTTGGCCGCGCTCTTGCTGCCCATTGCGTGGATTGCAGAGGCAGGCGGGCCGATGAACACGAGGCCGGCTTCGGCGCAGGCGCGCGCGAAGTCCTCGTTCTCGGACAGGAAGCCGTAGCCAGGGTGGATCGCCTGGGCGCCGGTCTCCTTCGCCATTTCGATGATGTGGTCCGCGCGCAGGTAGCTGTCTCGCGCGGCGGCGCCACCAATATGCACGGCCTCGTCGCAGAAGGCGACGTGTCGCGCGTTGGCGTCGGCGTCGGAGTAGACGGCCACGGTGCGGATGCCGAGGCGGCGGCAGGTGGCCGCCACACGGCAGGCGATCTCGCCACGGTTCGCAATCAGGATCTTCGTGAACATTATTGTTTTCCCCTTACATGCGGAACACGCCGAACTTCATGTCGCCGATCGGGGCGTTGAGGCTGGCGGACAGGCCCAGGCCGAGCACGGTGCGCGTCTGCGCGGGATCGATGACGCCATCGTCCCAGAGCCGCGCGCTGGCGTAGTACGGATGTCCCTGCAGTTCGTACTGGTCGCGGATCGGTGCCTTGAAGGCTTCTTCCTCCTGCGGGCTCCACTCGCCGCCCTTGGCCTCGATGCCATCGCGGCGGACCGTTGCCAGCACGCTGGCGGCCTGCTCGCCGCCCATCACGGAGATCCGCGCGTTCGGCCACATCCACAGGAAGCGCGGCGAGTACGCGCGTCCGCACATGCCGTAGTTGCCCGCGCCGAACGAGCCGCCGATGATCACCGTGAACTTCGGCACCTGTGCCGTGGCCACCGCCGTCACCATCTTGGCGCCATTGCGCGCGATGCCCTCGTTCTCGTACTTGCGGCCGACCATGAAGCCGGTGATGTTCTGCAGGAACACCAGCGGGATCTTGCGCTGGCAGCACAGCTCGATGAAGTGTGAACCCTTCAGCGCCGACTCCGAGAACAGGATGCCGTTGTTGGCGACGATACCGACCGGGTAGCCCCAGATCCGCGCGAAGCCGCAGACCAGCGTGGTGCCGTAGCGGGCCTTGAATTCGTCGAACTCGGAGCCGTCGACGATGCGGGCGATGACCTCGCGCACGTCGTACGGCTTGCGCGTGTCGGTCGGGATCACGCCGTACAGTTCTTCGGGCGGATACAGCGGCTCGGCCGGCTCGTGCAGGCGGATCTGATCCGGCTTGCGGCGGTTCAGGTGCTGCACGATATTGCGCGCCAGCGAGAGCGCGTGATGATCGTTCTGCGCGAAGTAGTCCGCCACGCCCGAGAGGCGCGTGTGCACGTCGGCGCCGCCCAGGTCCTCGGCGGTCACTTCCTCGCCGGTGGCTGCCTTCACCAGCGGCGGGCCGCCCAGGAAGATCGTGCCCTGGTTCTTGACGATGATCGACTCGTCGCTCATCGCCGGCACATACGCGCCGCCGGCCGTGCACGAGCCCATCACCACGGCGATCTGCGGAATGCCTTGCGCCGACAGGTTGGCCTGGTTGTAGAAGATGCGGCCAAAGTGGTCGCGGTCAGGGAACACCTCGTCCTGGTTCGGCAGGTTCGCGCCGCCGGAATCCACCAGATAGATGCATGGCAGGTTGTTCTGCTCGGCGATCTCCTGCGCGCGCACGTGTTTCTTGACCGTCATCGGGTAGTACGTGCCGCCCTTGACCGTGGCGTCGTTGCAGACGATCACGCATTCCTGGCCGGCCACGCGACCGATGCCGGTGATGATGCCCGCGCCGGGCGCCGCATCGTCGTACATGCCGTACGCAGCCAGTTGCGACAGTTCCAGGAACGGCGTACCCGGGTCGAGCAGTTGCTGCACGCGGTCGCGCGGCAGCAGCTTGCCGCGCGACAGGTGCTTGTCGCGCGCGGCCTCGCCACCGCCTTCGGCCAGCTTTGTGATCTTCTGCCGGAGATCGGCCACGAGCGCCTGCATCGTCTCCGCATTGGCCTTGAACGACTCGGAGCGGGCGTTGAGTTTGGTTTCTATGGTTGGCATGGCTTCACTTGGCCTTGGGGCTGATTCCGAGTTCCTGGGTCATCTGGTCCCGCATGACGAACTTCTGCACCTTGCCGGTGATCGTCATGGGCATCTCGTCTACAAAGCGAATGTAACGGGGGATCTTGTAGTGGGCAATCTGGTCGCGGCAGTAATTCCGGATTTCCTCGTCGGTGGCGCTCTGGCCCGGCTTCAGGACGATCCAGGCGCAGACTTCCTCGCCGTACTTCTCGTCGGGCACGCCGAAGACCTGCACGGACTGGACTTTCGGGTGCCGGAACAGGAATTCCTCGATCTCGCGCGGGTAGACGTTCTCGCCGCCGCGGATCAGCATGTCCTTCACGCGGCCGACGATGTTGCAGTAGCCCTCTTCGTCGATCGTGGCCAGGTCGCCGGTGTGCATCCAGCCGTCGCGGATTGCCTCGCGCGTGCGTTCCTCGTCGTCCCAGTAGCCAAGCATCACCGAGTAGCCGCGCGTGCAGAGTTCACCGGTGGCGCCGATGGGCAGCGTCTGGCCATCCACGTCGACCACCTTGCATTCCAGATGCGGCTGCACGCGGCCGACCGTCGACACCCGCTTGTCGATCGGATCGTCGGTGGCGCTCTGGAACGACACCGGGCTGGTTTCGGTCATGCCATAGGCAATGGTGATCTCGGCCAGGTGCATGTCCGCCATGACGCGCTTCATGACTTCCACCGGGCAGGGCGCGCCGGCCATGATGCCGGTGCGCAGGCTGGAAAAGTCGTACTTCGAGAAGTCGGGGTCGTCGAGTTGCGCGATGAACATGGTCGGCACGCCATGCAGGGCCGTGCAGCGTTCCTCGCTGACGGCGGCCATCGTGGCGCCGGGGTGGAATGCCTCACCCGGGAACACCATGCTGGCCCCGGTGGACACGCAGGCCAGCACGCCCAGCACCATGCCGAAGCAGTGGTAGAACGGCACCGGGATGCAGAGCTTGTCCTGTTCGGAAAACCGCATCGCGCCCGCGATCGAACGGCCGTTGTTGACGATGTTGCGGTGCGTGAGCGTGGCGCCCTTGGGCGCGCCGGTGGTGCCGCTGGTGAACTGGATATTGATGGGGTCGCGCGCGTCGAGTCCGGCGGTGATCTCGTCGAGCTCAGTCTTTGGCACGTTTGCGCCGCGCGCCAGCAACTCGCGGAAGGTCAGCATGCCGGGCGTCGGCACGTCTTCCATGCGGATAACCCAGCGCAGCAGCGGCAGCCGGGCGGCGTTCAGCGCGCCCGGTTCGGCTTTGGCCAACTCGGGGGCCAGTGTTGCCAGCATGTCCAGGTAGCGCGAGGTCTTGAATGCTTCCGGCGCGATGATCGCCTTGCAGCCAACCTTGTTCAGCGCGTATTCGAGTTCCGCAAGGCGGTACGCCGGGTTGATGTTGACCATGACCAGGCCAACCCGGGCCGTAGCAAACTGCGTCAGCAGCCACTCGAAGCGGTTAGGGGACCAGATGCCGACCCGGTCGCCCTTGCGCAGGCCCAGCGCGTGGAGGCCGGAGGCCATCCTGTCCACTTCGGCGCTGAATTCATTCCAGGTCCAGCGGATGTTCTGCTCCCGGAATACCACCGCCGGCCGGCTGCCGTGGAGCGCGGCAGTGTTCGCCAGCAGCGCAGGCACCGTCAGTTCGCTGAGTGGTGGGGTGTCGGCCCCTTTCACGTAAGACAGCCCCCCAATGGGCAGGGAGGTTCCCGGTTGCATCGCCATACCTGTCTCCTGTCGCGGCCGGATCGCCGTGAATTGAGTAATACTCAATCTCAGGAAATCAAGCCTATTGAGCGTTATGTTAGGAATACGATGCGAAGACTGTATACTCTGCTGGATCAAAGGGCAAACGAAATTTGAGTAACATTCAACTTTCGGGCGCGCGCGGTCGGACAGGCGTGCCGAGCGCCGCTCGCGCCCTATAATTCCGGGCCATCACCGTTCAGGTTACGCAACAGGGACCGCAAATGCAGCAGATCGTGAATCAGCGTCGTATCCCGGCAGGCGCCAAGGCGGAGCAGCGTATTCGCGACATCCTGCGCGTGGGCCGCGAAGTGTTCTCGGAGCTTGGCTACGAGCGGGCGACCACGACCGAGATCGCGCAGCGCCTGGGGATTTCCGAGGGCACGATCTTCACGTACTTCCACAGCAAGCGGGACCTGTGTGTCCGCGTGATCCAGGACTGGTACGACGAGATCATCGCGGCGATGGAGGGCGGCATGCCGCGCGAGGGCACCGCCCGGGCGCAACTGGAGTTTTTTATCGGCACGCACCTCCGGCTGTTCCTGATCCATGGCACCGGCCTGTGCGCGCTGGTGCTGTCGGAGGGGCGCGCCAAGGGGCAGGGGCTCGACGAGGTGTTCGTGCCGTTGCAACGGCGCTACACGGCGCCGCTGATGGCGCTGCTGGCCGCCGCCCAGGCGGGCGGGGAGATCCGGGCCGACATGCCGTTGCGGCTGATGCGTTCGGCCATTCTGGGGCCGATGGAGCATATTCTCTGGGATGCCATCGTGAGCGGCCGCCCGGTCGACATCGACCGCACCACGCAGGACATGATCGCGCTGCTGTGGCCCGCGCTGCAGCCGCAGAACCTGCAGGCCGCCGCGCTGGGGCAGTTCTATGGCGAGGTCAGCGCGGCGCTGGCCCGGGTGCAGGCGGCGGGAGGGACGGCGGGCTCCGCTGAAGGCTCCGCCGAGGGTTCCGAAGCTTCCTGACGCCGCTTCGCCGGCATCCCCGGCTACCTGTATTCGGGGATGCCACATCCGGCCCGTTTCTGGCAGGCTGCCATGACCTCGTCCGGAATCGTCCGGACGTTCGCCAAGCCCGGCGGCAGTACGGCTACACTCAGGCCGCGCCCCCACCACTGTCACTCCATGATCCAACCCTTGCCCGACACGGCTGAATCGGTGTTGCCAGCGCCCCTGCTGGTCGTTGAAGACGAGCCGCCGATGCAGTCCAGGCTACGCACGATCCTGGCCGCACTGGGTTATGGCGACGACGCCATATGGTTTGCCGGCAGTCTCGAGGCTGCCAACACGCTGCTGGCCACGCAGCCGTTCGCCATGGCGCTGGTTGATGTGGGGCTGCCCGACGGCAACGGCATCGACCTCATTCGGGTGATGCACGAGCAAGACCCGGCCCTGCCAATTTTGGTAATCTCCACGTGGAATACGGAACGGGTCATCGTAAGCGCGCTGCAGGCCGGTGCCACCGGCTACCTGCTCAAGGAGCGCGACGACGTCGAGATCATTCTGTCGATTCGCAGCGCGCTGCGGGGTGGCGCACCGATCGACCCCTTCGTGGCCAGGCGCATTCTCGATCTGGCTGGAAAGATGGCGCCGCTGGCTGGCGGCGCGGAAGTCCAGGCCGGGCCGACGGTCGGTGCGCCGCCACTGAGCGCGCGAGAAATAGAAATCCTCTCGCTGGTAAGCAAGGGTCTGACCAATCGGGAAATTGCGGAGGTGCTGTCCTTATCAAAGTTGACGGTCGAATGCCATATCAGAAACTCATACAAGAAACTGGCAGTTCACTCCCGCACCCAGGCCGTCTTCGAGGCGCGTGCCTCTGGCTTGTTGCGCTGATCTGCGGCGTCGTGCTGCTTGCCGGCGCAGCTAGCGCCCGGGCGCAATCGGAGGCCGTCGCCTTTACCCGAATCGAAGCCGCACAGTCGACCTGGCAGGACGATGGCCCGCCCGTCACTGGCTGGGTGCCCGTGTCGCTGCCGGACATCTGGTCCACACGCTGGCCCGGCTTCGACGGCGTGGTCTGGTATCGCCTGAGCTGGCAGGGCGCTGACCCGCGCCAGCCCGTGGCGCTGTTGCTCGACTACCTGAATATGGCCGGCGCGGTTTATCTCAACGGCAGCCTGCTGATGCGCGACACGAGCCTGGTCGAACCGCTCACGCGTGCCTGGAATACCCCGCGCTACCAGTTGCTGCCCGCCTCGCTGCTGCGAGAGGGCGTCAACACGCTGCTGGTTCGCGTCTCAGGATTGTCGGCCTACCAGCCCGGCCTCGGGCCCGTATCGATCGCCGCCCCTGAACACCTGCGGCCCGCATACGATCGCGCGTACTGGCTGCGGCACGATCTGCAACTGATCAGCCTTGCCGTCACCGTCGCGCTCGGCTGCCTCTTTTTCTCGCTCTGGGTGATGCGTCGGCAGGAAGCGGCTTACGGATGGTTCAGCCTGATGTCGCTGGCCTGGTGGTGCGTGGCGCTGAACCAGGTCGCGACTACCACCTGGCCGTTCGCGAGTACCGATGCCTGGGAGCGTGCGAACACCGTCGCGCTGCTGGTCTACAGCGTCGCGTACATGTTATCCATGGCGCGATTCTGCGAGCGGCGTCTGCCGCGTGTCGAAGGCGGACTTTGGTTGCTTGCTGCGGTGGGTGCGGCGGTGATGATCTGGGCGCCGACCGAATCCCTGACCATGGTGCGCAACGTGCTCACGCTGTGGGCAGCGTGCGTCTTCTTCGCAACGTGCATCGTGTTCCTGGGCTTCGCCTGGCGTCATGGCCGCACCGATCATCGCATCCTGTCGGTTTGCATCGCCATCTTTCTCGTCGCGGCGGTGCACGACCTGCTGTCCTTTCTCGGCATCCTGACGGACAACGCCTACTACGCGGCGCTGACTTCGCAGGTCCAGATGATCGCTATGGCGCTGGTGCTGGCATGGCGCTTCGTGGCCAACCTGCGGCGGATCGAACGGTTCAACGACGAGTTGCACGGCAAGGTTTCCGAAGCCAAGGCCGAACTCGTCGTCAACCTGGGGCGCCAACGCGAGTACGAGGTTGCCAACGCGCGGCTCAACGAGCGGCTCAATCTGGCGCACGACCTCCACGACGGGCTCGGCGGCACACTTGTCAGCGGCATCGCCACGCTGGAGCGCAGTCCGCATGACATCCCGCCAGACGAAGTGCTGTCGATGCTCCGGGCGTTGCGCGACGACCTGCGCATCATCGTCGATACGACTGCCAGCCAGCAGTTCGGCGAGCCGGCGCTGGCGGGGCAGATCGTGCCGCTGCGCCATCGCCTGAGCCGGTTGCTGGAGAGCCATGACATCGCGTGCCATTGGCAGCTCGATGGCCTTGAGCATTGCCATCTGCCGACTTCGCGGATTCTCGATGTCATGCGGACCTTGCAGGAAGCGCTGACCAACGTGATGAAGCACAGCAAGGCCAGCCGCGCGGACGTCGCGGTACGCGTCGGCGCGCGCGGGCTGGAGCTGTTGGTCAGCGATAACGGCGTCGGCTTCGATCCGGCCGCCGCAGGGCGGCACGCCGGTGCCGGCATGCGCAGCATGCGCGCGCGTACCGAGCGCCTTGGCGGCACGTTCAGCGTGCGATCAACGGGAGAGGGGACCGTGCTCGCCGTTCATATTCCGCTCGATGCCAGTGGCGCTGGCCTACCACTTGACCTGCAACCCGGCGGAGCCAAGGATCGAGTTTCTGACCTTGGCATTGCCGCCGGCGGCCCAGATCCTGCCCACCTCGCCGTACAGGCTGAAGCGTCGGTTCAGGGCCGCGGTTAGGCCCGCGGCCACTTCGATGCTCGTGCCGCCGGTCGCTGCCACGATGTCGGTGGTGGCGGCCGGGTTCGTGAAGCGGGCGACGTCGCTACCGTTCGACGCCATGTAGAGGTTGACGCGGCCATATGGCCGCAACGCGGCGGAGCCTGCCTCCATTTCACCCTTCACCCGTGCGCCGACGCGCGCGAGCCAGCTGCTGTTCACGTCGTTCTGGACCGTTGCTCCGGGGATCTGCGCGTTGTCGAGATGAATGCGTTGGTGAACTACCTGTAACTGGGGCTCGATGCTCCAGGCGCTGCCGCCAAGCGGAAAGGCGCGTCCCAATTCCAGCGATGCCAGCAGGCTGTCTCCCTTGGTCTCGACCCCGGAGCTGGACGCTGGCGTCACCGTGTAGCGGTGACGGCCCAACTGCAGCACGGCGTCGGCGTAGAAGCCGCTGTTCCCGGCATACGTGCCGTAGAAGCCCAGATACTGGTTGTGCAGATCGTTGCGGCCGGCGCCAGTATTGGCGATGCCGCCGACGAAGCCATTGACGCTTACGTTGCCATCCAGTTGGCCGACGTAGAGGCCGGCGCGCCAGTCTTGCGTGGCCAGCAAATCCGTGCCGGCCTGGAAGCCGGTCAACCGGCCCTTGCTCTTGGGCGACACCGTGCCGTCCTGGCTGACGTCGACATCGGTGGTCAGCACGCGGGCCCATGCCCGACGATCGCGACCGGCAGGGGTGCCCGATGGGGTGCCGGATAGGGTGCCCGATGTAGCGGACCTCGGGTCGTCATCGCCCACGCGCTGGTGCAGGTTGCCGATCATGGCAAGGTTGCTCTGGCGCAGTTGACTCGGCAGCGCCGCGTACAGCGCGGCTTCGGCACGGTAGGTCGTGACGGGCGGGTCCGCAGGTTCGGTGGTCGGGGTGGTTTCGGTAGGCTCGCCGGTCTCGCCGGTCTCGCCGGTTTCGCCATTGGAGCGCAGATACCAGTTCTCGCCCGATCCCTTGGCGTCGGCAGCGTACAGGCGGTACTGGTAGGCGCCGGCATCCACATGGCCACCGGCGAGCACGAACGCGTTCTTGCTGGTCTGCGCCGTGGTGCTGGCGCCATTGACGGCGCTGATCACCTCGATGCCGTTGCCCGCGGTCAGCGCGCCAAGCCCATTCAGGTTGGTGATCTGCAGCGTGGTCTGACCGCTGGCGATGGCGGCGGGGCCGCTGAGGATCAGCCGGTCACTTACGCCGGTGCTGTCGCCGAGCGCAGTGCCCATGCGCAGCGAGCCGTTGTTGCCCGTGTAGGGGCCCGTCACCGTCAAGGTCGCGCCCGGTGTCGTGCCCATCAGCGAGACCACGCCCCCGTTGTTCAGTCCCGCGACACGCTGGCTGAAACCGGCGAGATCCAGCGTGGCGCCGCTGGCCACCGTGTGAACGGATGCCGCGCTGAAGGTGTTGGCCGCCCCCGCCCGCAGCGTGCCGGCCGCAACGTTGGTGGCGCCGGTGTAGTCGTTGGCGCCGGCAAGCGTCAAGGCGCCACTGCCGTTCTTGGTGAGAAAGCCCGAACCACTGATGGCCCCGGCGAGCGTGGCATTGAAGGCGCCGGTGTCGATCACAGGATCATTGCTGCCCGTCAGGCGGATCGCATTGGCGATGCGAAGCCCATCGGTGGCAATGCCGAGCGTGGTGCCGTCATCCATCGAGAGTGTGCCGGTCCCCAGCGCGCCGTTGCTGCCAAGGTCAATGCGTCCTTGCTTGAGCGCGGTGCCGCCACTGAAGCTGTTGTCGCCGCCAAGCGTCAGCGTGCCGCTGCCGGTCTTGAGCAAACCACCCGTGCCGGAGATCGCGCCAGACAAGGTGCCACTGCTATTGTCACCGCCCGTTGCCAGCGTCCGGGTGCCCAGCTTGATCTGGCCAGCGCCACTCAGGCTGCCGAAGCTGGCTTGCGCCGCAGTGATGCCAGAGATGTCGAGGATGCCCGCGGCATCGACTTGCACACCGCTGGAGTTTGCGATGCTGCCCGCGCCGGACAGGGCAAGCGTGCCGCCGGCGACCTGTGTCGCGCCGGTGTAGGTGTTGACGCCAGTCAGGGTCAAGGTGCCGGTGCCTTGCTGGACGAGATTCCCGGTGCCGCTGATGACGTCGGCGTAGCCGATGCTGTCGGTCCGGTTGAACATCAGTGTGCCGTTGTTGACCACGTTACCGCCAATGCTGCCGGTGGTGGTGGCGTTGCCGATGCGCAGTGTGCCGCTGCTGAGTTGTGTGGTGGCGGCCCGCACGTCCCCCAGCGCGAAGATCCACTGGCCGGCGCTTGTACTGAGCGCGAGTTGTCCGCTGGCCGTCACTGGCCCGTACAGCGCGATGCCGTCGCGGGCGGAGATCGTGACATTGCTGCCGCTCAACGCGGCATTGGCCAGCAACGTGCCGCCGTTGGCCGCGAGTTGCAGATTGCTCGTGCCGGTGTTGATTGCCGATACCGGTAGCGTCAACGCCCCGCCAGCGGTCAGGCTGACCGCGCCGTTCGTGCTGTTGTTTAGCGCCGAGACGCGCAGATCGCCAGCCGCGCGCAAGGCCACGCTGGAGCCCGTTGCAGCGATCGGGCCCTGAAAGCTGTTGCCCGCGTCGGTCAATGTGATGGCGCCAGTGCCGGCGCTGATGGTGGTGCTACCGGCAACGCTGAGTGCGCCGCTTTGGGTGATGGCCTTGTCGATGGTGGATGCCGACAGGTTGCCACGCACCGTGCCGGTGCCAAGATTCATTGGACCCAGGCTCGTGGCAAGCAACGTATCCGTATTGACGTTACCGAAGGTCAGCGCCGAGGCGCTGCTGATTATCGTGGTGCCACCGGTCAGGCTTACCGCGCCAGCGAACGAATTGCTGGCGTTGGTCAGCGAGATGGCGTTCGTTCCCGCATTGATCGTGGTATCGCCTCCGACCGACAGCGCGCCGGATTGTCCAAGCGAACGGGTCGTGGTCAACGCGAAGTCGCCGCCCGTGCTGATCGGCCCGAGCGCGGCGATGCTGTTGCTGCTCTGGTTGAGCGTCATGTTGCCGATGGCGCTGCCTGTCAGGGTTCCCGCCGTCAGGCTGCCCCCGGTCTGGCGGACGTCCCCCAACGATTGCAGGCTGATCTGGCCTGTCCCGGCGGCCAGCGTGCCACCGATCTGGACACTACCGCCCGAGATGGCGATCGGGCCCTGAAAGCTATTGCCCGCGTCGGTCAATGTGATGGCGCCAGTGCCGGCACTGATGGTGGTGCTACCGGCAACGCTAAGCGCGCCGCTTTGGGTGATGGCCTTGTCGATGGTGGATGCCGACAGGTTGCCACGCACCGTGCCGGTGCCAAGGTTCATTGGACCCAGACTCGTGGCAAGCAATGTATCCGTATTGACGTTACCGAAGGTCAGCGCCGAGGCGCTGCTGATGGTCGTGGCGCCACCGGTCAGGTTCACGGTGCCACCGAACCAGTTTCCGACGTTGGTTAGCGAGATAGCGCCCGTGCCGGCATTGAAGGTGCTGTTGCCCGCAATGGTGAGCGCACCGTTTTGCATGATGAAGCCGCGGTTGCTCGTTGCCGACAGGCTACCGTTCACGGCGGTGGTGCCGAAGACCAACGCACCCGTGCTTGTGGCGGTCAATGTGCCGGCGTTGACGGTGCCCAAGTTCAGTCCCGAGCTACTGGTGATCTGCGTGGCGCCAC is part of the Cupriavidus metallidurans CH34 genome and harbors:
- a CDS encoding TetR/AcrR family transcriptional regulator, whose protein sequence is MQQIVNQRRIPAGAKAEQRIRDILRVGREVFSELGYERATTTEIAQRLGISEGTIFTYFHSKRDLCVRVIQDWYDEIIAAMEGGMPREGTARAQLEFFIGTHLRLFLIHGTGLCALVLSEGRAKGQGLDEVFVPLQRRYTAPLMALLAAAQAGGEIRADMPLRLMRSAILGPMEHILWDAIVSGRPVDIDRTTQDMIALLWPALQPQNLQAAALGQFYGEVSAALARVQAAGGTAGSAEGSAEGSEAS
- a CDS encoding response regulator — translated: MIQPLPDTAESVLPAPLLVVEDEPPMQSRLRTILAALGYGDDAIWFAGSLEAANTLLATQPFAMALVDVGLPDGNGIDLIRVMHEQDPALPILVISTWNTERVIVSALQAGATGYLLKERDDVEIILSIRSALRGGAPIDPFVARRILDLAGKMAPLAGGAEVQAGPTVGAPPLSAREIEILSLVSKGLTNREIAEVLSLSKLTVECHIRNSYKKLAVHSRTQAVFEARASGLLR
- a CDS encoding autotransporter outer membrane beta-barrel domain-containing protein encodes the protein MNHIYRLVWNRTLCALKVAPETAGSQGSGGTGTATIAPTASRRRTGWSVGLPALSALSAGLLPAIAMAATPIAGTLPTGPVWISGSGTVNSIGTTTTVNQYSSSGTINWSSFDVAAYSTVNFTTGSNAVTLNNISGTTASQIYGSVSAAGQTILANANGLVFGGTTSTGGLLATSLGVSAPATTGGSYSLDAAATRGTVAFAGGATFNGNSAALVGAGVSNNGLLMANGGRISLVAADHATMTFDDSGLMNVAISGALSTTQGSTAVVNTGTLLATGGTIVMAAAAQPGLYGTLVNNSGVINANGGNVRLSGTGGAVVNNGSIDVSQGGQSQAGQVQITSDAAVSLGGNIDASGTTTGGSIAISGGSVQLGGTLTAGTGQINLQSLGDVLQTWGSLTAGTLTGSAIGSMKLDQSSNNIAALGPISTGGDFALTTTRSLGQSGMLMVGGDTTINAGTNAITLTNASNAFAGAVNLTGGATQITSSSGLNLGTVNAGTLTATSTGALVFGTTAVNGSLSATSNRGFIMQNGALTIAGNSTFNAGTGAISLTNVGNWFGGTVNLTGGATTISSASALTFGNVNTDTLLATSLGPMNLGTGTVRGNLSASTIDKAITQSGALSVAGSTTISAGTGAITLTDAGNSFQGPIAISGGSVQIGGTLAAGTGQISLQSLGDVRQTGGSLTAGTLTGSAIGNMTLNQSSNSIAALGPISTGGDFALTTTRSLGQSGALSVGGDTTINAGTNAISLTNASNSFAGAVSLTGGTTIISSASALTFGNVNTDTLLATSLGPMNLGTGTVRGNLSASTIDKAITQSGALSVAGSTTISAGTGAITLTDAGNSFQGPIAATGSSVALRAAGDLRVSALNNSTNGAVSLTAGGALTLPVSAINTGTSNLQLAANGGTLLANAALSGSNVTISARDGIALYGPVTASGQLALSTSAGQWIFALGDVRAATTQLSSGTLRIGNATTTGSIGGNVVNNGTLMFNRTDSIGYADVISGTGNLVQQGTGTLTLTGVNTYTGATQVAGGTLALSGAGSIANSSGVQVDAAGILDISGITAAQASFGSLSGAGQIKLGTRTLATGGDNSSGTLSGAISGTGGLLKTGSGTLTLGGDNSFSGGTALKQGRIDLGSNGALGTGTLSMDDGTTLGIATDGLRIANAIRLTGSNDPVIDTGAFNATLAGAISGSGFLTKNGSGALTLAGANDYTGATNVAAGTLRAGAANTFSAASVHTVASGATLDLAGFSQRVAGLNNGGVVSLMGTTPGATLTVTGPYTGNNGSLRMGTALGDSTGVSDRLILSGPAAIASGQTTLQITNLNGLGALTAGNGIEVISAVNGASTTAQTSKNAFVLAGGHVDAGAYQYRLYAADAKGSGENWYLRSNGETGETGETGEPTETTPTTEPADPPVTTYRAEAALYAALPSQLRQSNLAMIGNLHQRVGDDDPRSATSGTLSGTPSGTPAGRDRRAWARVLTTDVDVSQDGTVSPKSKGRLTGFQAGTDLLATQDWRAGLYVGQLDGNVSVNGFVGGIANTGAGRNDLHNQYLGFYGTYAGNSGFYADAVLQLGRHRYTVTPASSSGVETKGDSLLASLELGRAFPLGGSAWSIEPQLQVVHQRIHLDNAQIPGATVQNDVNSSWLARVGARVKGEMEAGSAALRPYGRVNLYMASNGSDVARFTNPAATTDIVAATGGTSIEVAAGLTAALNRRFSLYGEVGRIWAAGGNAKVRNSILGSAGLQVKW